In Gossypium raimondii isolate GPD5lz chromosome 12, ASM2569854v1, whole genome shotgun sequence, a single window of DNA contains:
- the LOC105762608 gene encoding FCS-Like Zinc finger 8 isoform X2, translating to MLRNRSKSVTSKQALMATSPSQKNFIAQIPSFIAKKLNETEALNSPSSILDNKSSFHYDINHPKSPKLSSPVKNIEPKGIGLAIIDTHKSCKVLFGTELRVQIPLIPPDFGTKTKNLHTPSPPFTSPKTSVHVKDPPMVFNGCFPVKEIMELSEDYTCVISHGPNPKTTHIFHDCVVECCCSISNTQPKSAPSESNNFLSFCHT from the exons ATGCTGAGGAATAGGTCCAAATCAGTGACCAGCAAGCAAGCTTTAATGGCAACATCACCTTCCCAAAAGAATTTCATTGCCCAAATCCCATCTTTCATTGCAAAAAAGCTCAATGAAACCGAAGCTCTCAACAGCCCCAGTTCAATCCTCGATAACAAATCATCCTTCCACTACGATATAAACCatccaaaatccccaaaacttTCCTCGCCTGTAAAAAATATAGAACCAAAAGGTATCGGCCTTGCCATCATCGACACACACAAGAGTTGTAAGGTTTTGTTTGGGACAGAACTCAGGGTTCAGATTCCACTAATCCCACCAGATTTTGGGACCAAAACCAAGAATCTTCATACACCATCTCCACCATTTACCTCTCCCAAAACTAGTGTTCATGTGAAGGATCCTCCTATGGTCTTCAATGGGTGTTTTCCAGTTAAAGAAATTATGGAGCTATCAGAGGATTATACATGCGTGATATCTCACGGTCCTAACCCCAAGACCACCCATATTTTCCATGACTGCGTCGTGGAGTGCTGTTGTAGCATATCGAATACTCAGCCCAAGTCTGCACCATCAGAGAGTAATAATTTCCTCAGCTTTTGTCACACAT AG
- the LOC105762610 gene encoding photosystem I reaction center subunit II, chloroplastic, whose protein sequence is MAMATQAGLFTPTITTPKSLAPWKPASSFSFATSSKSLNFSMAQRTIRAAAADEEASSAAATKEAPVGFTPPELDPNTPSPIFGGSTGGLLRKAQVEEFYVITWDSPKEQVFEMPTGGAAIMRQGPNLLKLARKEQCLALGTRLRSKYKIKYQFYRVFPNGEVQYLHPKDGVYPEKVNPGRQGVGQNFRSIGKNVSPIEVKFTGKQVYDL, encoded by the coding sequence ATGGCCATGGCAACTCAAGCAGGTCTCTTCACCCCCACAATCACCACCCCAAAATCTTTGGCCCCATGGAAACCAGCCTCATCATTTTCCTTTGCTACCTCTTCCAAGTCCCTCAACTTCTCCATGGCTCAAAGAACCATTAGAGCTGCAGCTGCTGATGAGGAAGCATCATCTGCTGCTGCCACAAAGGAAGCTCCGGTCGGTTTCACCCCTCCGGAATTGGACCCCAACACCCCATCACCCATCTTCGGAGGAAGCACTGGAGGACTGCTTAGAAAGGCTCAAGTCGAAGAATTCTACGTCATCACATGGGATTCACCCAAAGAACAAGTCTTTGAGATGCCGACTGGTGGGGCGGCCATCATGAGGCAAGGACCTAACTTGCTCAAGTTGGCGAGGAAAGAGCAGTGTTTGGCTCTGGGTACTAGGCTGAGGTCTAAGTACAAGATCAAGTACCAATTTTACAGGGTTTTCCCTAATGGTGAGGTTCAATACCTTCACCCCAAAGATGGGGTTTACCCTGAGAAAGTGAACCCAGGTCGTCAAGGAGTGGGCCAGAATTTCAGGTCTATTGGGAAGAATGTCAGTCCAATTGAAGTTAAATTCACTGGGAAACAAGTTTATGATTTGTAa
- the LOC105762612 gene encoding probable inactive patatin-like protein 9, translating to MEQSKATFEIFTKLEQKWLSHCEPTKKIRILSIDGGGTTGIVAAAALIHLEDQIRLKTGDPYAQIADFFDMISGTGVGAILAAMLSADDGTGHPLFTAREAVKFITLNNSRLFRVNKLAGVLHRRKKFSGKSMDKVLKEMFRREDGTVLTLKDTCKPLLVPCFDLNSSAPFVFSRADASGSPSFNFELWKVCRATSATPSLFKPFRLSSIDGKTSCYAVDGGLVMNNPTAAAVTHVLHNKRDFPSVNGVEDLMVLSLGNGPSCGRWKVGSNGECSTSSVVDIVLDGVSETVDQMLGNAFCWNRTDYVRIQANGLGSGRMRMEEVLKERGVESLPFGGKRLLTETNGNRIESFVQRLVASGKTSLPPSPCKESAVSPLANGR from the exons ATGGAGCAAAGTAAGGCAACTTTCGAGATCTTCACGAAACTGGAGCAGAAATGGCTATCTCACTGTGAACCTACTAAGAAGATTCGAATCCTTAGTATCGATGGTGGTGGAACGACTGGCATTGTCGCTGCTGCTGCTCTTATCCACCTTGAAGACCAGATCCGACTCAAAACCGGTGATCCGTATGCTCAAATTGCTGATTTCTTCGATATGATCTCCGGCACTGGCGTTGGTGCTATCCTTGCTGCTATGCTTTCTGCCGACGATGGAACTGGCCATCCACTTTTCACTGCTAGAGAAGCTGTTAAGTTTATCACGCTGAACAACTCTCGGCTCTTTAGAGTCAATAAGCTCGCCGGAGTTCTTCACCGTCGGAAAAAATTCTCTGGTAAGAGCATGGATAAGGTGCTGAAGGAAATGTTTAGGAGAGAAGACGGAACGGTTTTGACACTGAAGGACACGTGTAAGCCTCTCCTGGTTCCTTGCTTTGACCTCAACAGTTCAGCACCCTTTGTTTTCTCTCGCGCCGACGCTTCCGGATCACCTAGCTTCAACTTCGAGCTTTGGAAAGTGTGCCGCGCCACGTCAGCCACTCCAAGCCTCTTCAAACCTTTCCGATTGTCATCCATCGACGGCAAGACATCGTGCTATGCCGTGGACGGCGGTCTGGTCATGAACAACCCTACCGCCGCCGCGGTAACGCACGTGCTCCATAACAAGAGAGATTTCCCTTCCGTTAACGGCGTTGAGGATTTGATGGTTTTGTCTTTAGGCAACGGTCCGTCGTGCGGAAGGTGGAAGGTCGGTAGTAACGGCGAATGCTCCACTTCTTCCGTCGTTGACATTGTGCTTGACGGTGTCTCGGAGACGGTGGACCAGATGTTGGGGAACGCTTTCTGTTGGAACCGTACTGACTATGTTCGAATTCAG GCAAACGGACTGGGGAGTGGAAGGATGAGAATGGAGGAGGTACTGAAGGAAAGAGGGGTCGAGTCGTTACCGTTTGGCGGGAAGAGGTTACTGACGGAGACTAACGGAAATAGAATTGAAAGCTTTGTGCAACGCCTTGTTGCTTCCGGAAAAACCAGCCTCCCCCCAAGCCCCTGCAAGGAATCAGCCGTCAGCCCACTAGCAAACGGCCGTTAG
- the LOC105762608 gene encoding FCS-Like Zinc finger 8 isoform X1 has translation MLRNRSKSVTSKQALMATSPSQKNFIAQIPSFIAKKLNETEALNSPSSILDNKSSFHYDINHPKSPKLSSPVKNIEPKGIGLAIIDTHKSCKVLFGTELRVQIPLIPPDFGTKTKNLHTPSPPFTSPKTSVHVKDPPMVFNGCFPVKEIMELSEDYTCVISHGPNPKTTHIFHDCVVECCCSISNTQPKSAPSESNNFLSFCHTCKKNLRQKIDIYIYRGDKAFCSQQCRYQEMVLDGEGN, from the exons ATGCTGAGGAATAGGTCCAAATCAGTGACCAGCAAGCAAGCTTTAATGGCAACATCACCTTCCCAAAAGAATTTCATTGCCCAAATCCCATCTTTCATTGCAAAAAAGCTCAATGAAACCGAAGCTCTCAACAGCCCCAGTTCAATCCTCGATAACAAATCATCCTTCCACTACGATATAAACCatccaaaatccccaaaacttTCCTCGCCTGTAAAAAATATAGAACCAAAAGGTATCGGCCTTGCCATCATCGACACACACAAGAGTTGTAAGGTTTTGTTTGGGACAGAACTCAGGGTTCAGATTCCACTAATCCCACCAGATTTTGGGACCAAAACCAAGAATCTTCATACACCATCTCCACCATTTACCTCTCCCAAAACTAGTGTTCATGTGAAGGATCCTCCTATGGTCTTCAATGGGTGTTTTCCAGTTAAAGAAATTATGGAGCTATCAGAGGATTATACATGCGTGATATCTCACGGTCCTAACCCCAAGACCACCCATATTTTCCATGACTGCGTCGTGGAGTGCTGTTGTAGCATATCGAATACTCAGCCCAAGTCTGCACCATCAGAGAGTAATAATTTCCTCAGCTTTTGTCACACATGTAAGAAAAATCTTCGACAGAAAATCGACATTTATATTTACAG AGGTGACAAAGCATTTTGCAGTCAACAGTGTCGATACCAAGAAATGGTTTTAGATGGAGAGGGGAATTGA
- the LOC105762609 gene encoding uncharacterized protein LOC105762609: MGRLTSTVEIPERRRQSDRESGRYASESDGSPDYRRRRRSPSYEAYERDHQSRKDYQQRNPSGSSEYRNPRRRSPVESPERRRRFDRENGRYASESDDSVDYRRRRRSPSYDVYDRDQPRNRHPSESPGDENPRRRNPAHDGTLNSLPKKFGKNRSYLDRDYRNGKHSESESDEELKGLNFEEYRRLKRQKMRKALRFCIWENTPSPPRNDGDDFEDKGDEISEKYGEDNGDGKSDSDKEREMTSNKRVKSKSESENSGSSESESESETESDDSRSRRRKKGSSSKSKSRKSKRRSRKTSSYSDSESDESECESDDEEDSKQRRKSRRKGSRRNRNSKKSSTRKRSRKKSRYSDSNESASERETEESDVSKSSDDRVKSKKRKSSSNSRSRRSKKRRGSETDSQASDSDKSSDSGVDAKSKTIIDEPKIAEINAAEALMFKEMIEAQKKPALDNEPMVGPAPLPRAEGHISYGGALRPGEGDAIAQYVQQGKRIPRRGEVGLSAEEIQKFESLGFVMSGSRHQRMNAIRIRKENQVYSAEDKRALAMFNYEEKAKREHKVMADLQRLVQRHIGQDVGPTHNPFAGKDGADA; encoded by the coding sequence ATGGGCCGCCTGACATCCACCGTTGAAATTCCGGAAAGAAGACGCCAATCTGATCGAGAAAGCGGCCGGTACGCATCTGAATCCGATGGTTCCCCCGATTACCGCCGCCGTCGCCGTAGCCCTAGCTACGAAGCCTATGAACGCGACCACCAGAGCCGCAAAGATTACCAACAGCGTAACCCTTCTGGTTCATCTGAATACAGGAACCCTAGAAGACGAAGCCCTGTCGAAAGTCCTGAAAGAAGACGGCGTTTTGACCGCGAAAATGGTCGTTACGCATCCGAATCGGATGACTCTGTTGATTACCGCCGTCGTCGCCGCAGTCCCAGTTACGACGTCTACGACCGCGACCAACCTCGAAACCGCCACCCTTCGGAGTCGCCTGGAGACGAAAATCCTAGAAGGCGGAACCCTGCACATGACGGAACCCTAAACTCTCTGCCCAAGAAATTCGGCAAGAATCGCAGCTACCTGGACCGGGATTATCGGAACGGAAAACATTCAGAGTCCGAATCGGACGAGGAGTTGAaaggattgaactttgaagagTATAGGAGGCTGAAGAGACAGAAGATGAGAAAGGCCTTGAGATTCTGTATTTGGGAGAATACTCCGAGTCCGCCGAGGAATGATGGCGATGATTTTGAGGATAAAGGTGATGAAATTTCGGAGAAGTACGGTGAGGATAACGGGGATGGGAAGAGCGACTCAGATAAAGAAAGGGAGATGACAAGCAATAAGAGAGTCAAATCCAAGTCTGAGTCTGAAAATTCTGGAAGTAGCGAATCAGAGAGCGAGTCAGAAACTGAATCAGATGATTCAAGGTCTCGGAGGAGGAAGAAGGGGTCGAGTTCTAAAAGTAAAAGTAGGAAAAGCAAACGTAGGAGCAGGAAAACATCGTCGTACAGTGATAGCGAATCTGATGAGAGCGAGTGTGAATCCGATGATGAGGAAGATAGCAAGCAGAGAAGGAAGTCGAGGAGAAAGGGGAGTAGGCGAAATAGGAATAGCAAGAAAAGCAGTACTAGGAAAAGAAGCAGGAAGAAGAGTAGGTATAGTGATTCCAATGAGAGCGCAAGTGAAAGGGAAACTGAGGAATCTGATGTGAGTAAATCTTCTGATGATCGTGTCAAGTCAAAGAAGCGGAAAAGCTCTTCAAATTCGAGGTCTAGGAGGAGTAAGAAAAGGAGAGGATCAGAAACTGATAGTCAAGCTTCAGATTCTGATAAGAGCTCGGATTCTGGAGTTGATGCCAAGAGTAAAACAATTATAGATGAGCCTAAGATTGCTGAAATTAATGCTGCTGAGGCTCTTATGTTTAAAGAAATGATAGAGGCTCAGAAGAAACCTGCATTGGATAATGAGCCTATGGTCGGCCCAGCACCATTGCCAAGAGCTGAGGGACATATAAGTTATGGTGGTGCTCTGAGGCCTGGTGAAGGTGATGCCATTGCACAATATGTGCAACAGGGGAAGCGTATCCCACGAAGAGGTGAAGTCGGTCTTTCTGCTGAGGAGATTCAGAAGTTCGAGAGCCTTGGGTTTGTGATGAGTGGTAGCAGACATCAGAGAATGAATGCCATTCGTATTAGGAAAGAAAACCAGGTTTACAGTGCAGAGGACAAGAGGGCATTGGCTATGTTTAACTATGAAGAGAAAGCAAAACGTGAGCACAAGGTTATGGCAGATTTGCAACGGCTGGTGCAGCGTCATATTGGGCAGGATGTTGGTCCTACTCACAACCCTTTTGCTGGAAAGGATGGGGCTGATGCTTGA